The following are encoded in a window of Chitinophagaceae bacterium genomic DNA:
- the dnaX gene encoding DNA polymerase III subunit gamma/tau, translating to MDKFIVSARKYRPQNFSTVVGQAHITTTLKNAIKNNQLAHAFLFCGPRGVGKTTCARILAKTINCLNQTADGEACNTCNSCVSFDAGTSLNIHELDAASNNSVDDIRTLVEQVRFAPQAGKYKVYIVDEVHMLSSSAFNAFLKTLEEPPPYAIFILATTEKHKILPTILSRCQIFDFKRITNNDTIDHLQEICDKENIKAEKAALHVIAQKSEGCMRDALSILDKIVSFTNGELNYSNTLEHLNILDEDYYFKLLDCMQQQKLSDALLLYDEINQKGFEGDTLLEGCSEFIRNLLVCKDPKAAVLLEVADDFKQKYMQAAKQISTSWLLAALNLLNEAETSYRQARNKRLHVELAIIKLCYLAQAVELVDAGSVVSKKKLVESAKPVAFKALPVIRLKEQDVPAEPALKKNAGAKLIIEEPGSPIGKKTAKEPEPVSPEPRRALGSLDAIRKKVSEQHKANGNGAKEITTEELQLCWDKFIEKLSAKKNHSAVTNFRGAVLKIIDNNSIEIITESNIQQKFIEQERADLVHCLQDHFCNRQLTYNVVLEEKEDATQPGERPLNTREQYLKIIEEYPLVKELKDRLRLELDY from the coding sequence ATGGATAAGTTTATTGTTTCGGCAAGAAAGTACAGGCCCCAGAATTTTTCTACAGTTGTGGGGCAGGCGCATATCACCACTACATTAAAGAATGCCATAAAGAATAACCAGCTTGCTCATGCCTTTTTATTTTGCGGGCCCAGGGGGGTTGGTAAAACCACCTGTGCACGGATATTGGCCAAGACCATCAATTGCCTGAACCAGACTGCCGATGGAGAAGCCTGTAATACCTGCAACAGCTGTGTTTCATTTGATGCAGGAACCTCCTTGAATATTCATGAGCTGGATGCGGCCAGCAATAACTCGGTGGATGATATCCGGACCCTGGTGGAGCAGGTCCGTTTTGCACCGCAGGCCGGTAAATACAAGGTCTATATCGTGGATGAGGTTCACATGCTCAGTTCATCCGCCTTCAATGCATTCTTAAAAACGCTGGAAGAGCCGCCGCCTTATGCCATCTTCATCCTGGCCACTACCGAGAAGCATAAGATCCTGCCAACCATCCTCAGCCGTTGCCAGATATTTGATTTCAAGCGCATCACCAACAACGATACCATTGATCACCTGCAGGAGATCTGTGATAAGGAAAACATAAAGGCCGAAAAAGCAGCCCTGCATGTGATCGCACAAAAAAGCGAAGGCTGCATGCGGGATGCCTTGAGCATCCTGGATAAGATCGTAAGCTTTACCAACGGTGAACTCAATTACAGCAACACACTGGAGCACCTGAATATCCTGGATGAGGATTATTATTTCAAACTGCTCGATTGTATGCAGCAGCAGAAACTCAGTGATGCCCTGCTGCTGTATGATGAAATAAATCAAAAGGGATTTGAAGGCGATACCCTGCTGGAAGGCTGCAGTGAATTCATCCGCAACCTGCTGGTTTGTAAAGACCCGAAGGCTGCGGTTCTGCTGGAAGTGGCGGATGATTTTAAGCAAAAGTATATGCAGGCTGCCAAACAGATATCAACAAGCTGGTTGCTTGCCGCTTTGAACCTGCTGAATGAGGCAGAGACCAGTTACCGGCAGGCAAGGAATAAGCGCCTGCATGTAGAACTGGCCATCATCAAACTCTGCTACCTGGCACAGGCCGTAGAATTGGTGGATGCCGGCAGCGTTGTTTCAAAAAAAAAACTGGTTGAATCTGCAAAGCCGGTAGCGTTTAAAGCCCTGCCGGTGATCCGGTTAAAGGAACAGGATGTTCCTGCTGAACCTGCCCTTAAAAAAAATGCAGGGGCAAAATTGATCATTGAAGAGCCTGGATCCCCCATCGGGAAAAAAACAGCCAAAGAGCCGGAGCCTGTTTCACCCGAACCCAGGAGGGCCCTTGGCTCACTGGATGCCATACGTAAAAAAGTGTCGGAGCAACATAAGGCAAACGGGAACGGTGCAAAGGAAATAACAACGGAGGAACTCCAACTGTGCTGGGACAAATTCATTGAGAAGCTCAGTGCCAAAAAGAACCATTCGGCCGTTACCAACTTCAGGGGTGCTGTTTTAAAGATCATTGATAATAACTCCATCGAGATCATTACAGAAAGCAATATCCAGCAAAAGTTCATCGAGCAGGAACGGGCAGATCTGGTTCACTGCCTGCAGGACCATTTCTGCAACCGGCAGCTTACCTACAATGTGGTACTGGAAGAAAAGGAAGACGCCACCCAACCCGGCGAAAGGCCATTGAACACCCGGGAGCAGTATCTTAAGATTATCGAGGAATACCCCCTGGTAAAAGAATTAAAAGACCGGCTCCGGCTGGAACTGGATTATTGA
- a CDS encoding pyruvate dehydrogenase complex dihydrolipoamide acetyltransferase: protein MAEVIRMPLLSDTMTEGKIISWNKKVGDKVKSDDVLAEVETDKATMEVNGYVDGTLLYIGVPAGEAARINQVIAIVGKEGEDYKSLLEEKGPAPAAKSATPAETPPTSNPQPQTSNLPTGQAGPQPQTVSLPAGAKEIRMPLLSDTMTEGKIVAWNKKPGDFVKSDDVLAEVETDKATMEVVGYEEGTLLYIGVEAGKAAKINEIIAIVGKAGTDVSAYVAAEKSGQAAVGSGQFATEPASAPEQRATNNEQLAASTNGRVKASPLAKKLAADKGIDITKVSGSGDGGRVTKKDIDNYSPSAAPAAVAAKLPAAPAPVFTATGQEGHTDIPLTQMRKTIARRLGESKFSAPHFYLTMEINMDNAMNVRTQLNELSPVKISFNDLIIKAAALSLRQHPNVNSSWMPAPQEAGGEFIRQNHHIHIGSAVATPDGLIVPVIRFADQKTLSQIASEAKELYGKAKDKKLQPQEFSGNTFTISNLGMMDIEEFTAIINPPDSAILAVGRIKEVVVKKAEGFGTTNIMKLTLSCDHRTVDGAVGAAFLQTLKKYLENPVTMLL, encoded by the coding sequence ATGGCAGAAGTGATACGCATGCCGCTGCTGAGCGATACGATGACCGAGGGGAAAATAATTTCCTGGAATAAAAAAGTGGGCGATAAGGTAAAAAGCGATGACGTGCTGGCCGAGGTGGAAACCGATAAGGCAACCATGGAAGTGAACGGGTATGTGGACGGAACTTTACTCTATATAGGTGTACCCGCCGGCGAAGCCGCCAGGATCAACCAGGTGATCGCCATTGTGGGAAAAGAGGGCGAGGATTATAAATCTTTGCTGGAAGAAAAGGGCCCGGCACCTGCCGCAAAATCTGCAACGCCTGCTGAAACACCCCCAACCTCAAACCCCCAACCTCAAACCTCAAACCTGCCTACCGGACAGGCAGGCCCGCAACCTCAAACCGTTTCCCTTCCCGCCGGTGCAAAAGAGATCCGCATGCCTTTACTGAGCGATACCATGACCGAAGGAAAGATCGTGGCCTGGAATAAAAAACCGGGTGATTTTGTAAAAAGTGATGACGTACTTGCCGAAGTGGAGACCGATAAAGCAACCATGGAAGTGGTGGGGTATGAAGAAGGAACACTTTTATATATTGGCGTTGAAGCAGGCAAGGCTGCAAAAATAAATGAGATCATTGCGATCGTGGGTAAAGCCGGAACGGATGTGAGCGCATATGTTGCCGCAGAGAAAAGCGGGCAGGCAGCAGTGGGCAGTGGGCAGTTCGCAACAGAACCCGCATCAGCACCCGAACAACGGGCAACGAACAACGAACAACTTGCTGCTTCTACCAACGGAAGAGTAAAGGCTTCTCCATTAGCTAAAAAATTAGCTGCCGATAAAGGAATTGATATAACCAAAGTAAGCGGTAGCGGCGACGGTGGCCGGGTTACCAAAAAAGATATTGATAATTACAGCCCTTCTGCAGCGCCTGCAGCAGTTGCTGCAAAGCTTCCGGCTGCACCGGCTCCTGTATTTACTGCAACAGGCCAGGAAGGCCATACCGATATTCCGCTCACACAGATGCGTAAGACCATTGCACGCAGGCTGGGAGAAAGTAAGTTCAGTGCGCCGCATTTTTACCTGACCATGGAGATAAACATGGACAATGCCATGAATGTGCGTACGCAATTAAATGAACTGAGCCCGGTAAAGATATCATTCAATGATCTTATTATTAAAGCAGCCGCTTTGTCATTGCGTCAGCACCCGAATGTGAACAGCAGCTGGATGCCTGCCCCGCAAGAGGCGGGGGGGGAATTCATCCGCCAGAACCATCACATACATATCGGCAGTGCGGTGGCAACACCCGACGGACTGATCGTTCCGGTGATCCGTTTTGCGGACCAGAAGACCTTGTCACAAATTGCATCCGAGGCAAAAGAACTATACGGCAAGGCAAAGGATAAAAAACTGCAGCCGCAGGAATTCAGTGGCAATACATTCACCATCTCCAACCTGGGTATGATGGACATTGAAGAATTCACCGCCATCATCAATCCACCCGACAGCGCCATACTGGCTGTGGGCAGGATAAAAGAAGTGGTGGTTAAAAAAGCAGAGGGATTTGGCACAACCAATATCATGAAGCTTACCCTCAGTTGCGACCACCGCACGGTGGACGGCGCTGTGGGGGCTGCTTTCCTGCAAACACTGAAGAAATACCTGGAGAACCCGGTTACGATGCTGCTGTAG
- a CDS encoding T9SS type A sorting domain-containing protein yields the protein MIHIINLPKRITPLVFFLMVSVKGFTQIPVTADPAFSAFDITELDDTPADANNLLNGSFYLLKLGFLNLHPNDIPPGTAYIRIGLGLNMILDPAFNLSTAPYSEYITWSYDVSQSQPLIIGVIHTALPGFFFGDAVFRVKANSLGTSIVSGQFLVVNPPGNPYILSDANPNNNSASIDYTVITGTTPVTLTKFNAVKKDCIIRTDWSVENELNFDHYELQVSKDGTNYSTINSVAAQNKSNYSSLFDINSLSDQLQGNNLYLRLKMVDKDASFKYSKIIQVSGKCILPPAFVIYGYPNPVIDRNFITIGNKEGLFNGRYNVTLMDMNGRMYGSREIELKNVQSFRFDFRTMLANGKYIIRLQDKNGTQSGVVQFEKH from the coding sequence ATGATACATATAATTAATTTGCCAAAACGGATCACACCCCTGGTGTTTTTCCTCATGGTATCCGTAAAAGGATTTACACAGATCCCTGTTACTGCCGACCCGGCATTCTCGGCATTTGATATTACAGAGCTTGATGACACGCCGGCCGATGCAAATAATCTGCTGAATGGATCCTTCTACCTGCTGAAACTCGGCTTTTTGAATTTACATCCCAATGATATCCCGCCGGGCACGGCATATATCAGGATAGGCTTAGGATTAAATATGATCCTGGATCCTGCGTTCAACCTCTCTACAGCTCCCTACAGCGAATACATTACGTGGAGTTATGATGTTTCGCAAAGCCAACCCTTGATCATTGGTGTTATACATACTGCATTACCCGGATTTTTCTTTGGCGACGCTGTATTCCGGGTCAAGGCAAATTCATTGGGCACATCCATCGTTTCCGGCCAGTTCCTTGTAGTAAACCCCCCGGGCAATCCTTACATTCTGTCAGATGCTAACCCAAATAATAACTCAGCATCCATAGATTATACGGTAATAACAGGTACCACCCCGGTTACATTAACCAAATTCAATGCAGTAAAGAAAGATTGTATCATCCGGACCGACTGGTCTGTTGAAAATGAATTGAACTTTGACCATTATGAACTGCAGGTAAGTAAAGACGGTACAAATTACAGTACCATAAACAGTGTGGCCGCACAAAATAAGAGCAACTACAGTTCTTTGTTTGACATCAACAGCCTGTCTGACCAGTTACAGGGAAATAACCTATACCTGCGGCTGAAGATGGTAGACAAAGATGCAAGCTTTAAATACAGTAAAATTATCCAGGTAAGCGGCAAGTGTATTTTGCCACCAGCATTTGTCATCTATGGTTATCCAAACCCGGTAATAGACAGGAACTTTATTACCATTGGTAATAAAGAGGGCCTGTTCAATGGCAGGTACAATGTCACCCTTATGGATATGAATGGCAGAATGTACGGAAGCCGGGAGATCGAATTGAAGAATGTACAATCTTTCCGGTTCGATTTCAGAACCATGCTTGCAAACGGTAAATACATCATCCGGTTACAGGATAAGAACGGCACGCAAAGCGGTGTTGTACAATTTGAAAAGCACTAG